One Phalacrocorax aristotelis chromosome Z, bGulAri2.1, whole genome shotgun sequence DNA window includes the following coding sequences:
- the ATG12 gene encoding ubiquitin-like protein ATG12: MAEAEEQLPSSPQSEGRGEGGEDAPEGAGAGAGAAGAADAALPPAGSPGTEEPAGDTKKKIDVLLKAVGDTPIMKTKKWAVERTRTIQGLVDFIKKFLKLMASEQLFIYVNQSFAPSPDQEVGTLYECFGSDGKLVLHYCKTQAWG, encoded by the exons ATGGCGGAAGCGGAGGAGCAGCTGCCCTCCTCGCCTCAGAGCGAGGGCCGCGGCGAGGGCGGGGAGGACGCCCCGGAGGGTGCGGGTGCAGGCGCAGGCGCGGCGGGGGCTGCCGACGCTGCCCTGCCTCCCGCCGGCTCGCCGGGCACCGAGGAGCCCGCGGGCgacaccaaaaagaaaa TTGACGTCCTGCTGAAGGCCGTGGGCGACACCCCCATCATGAAGACGAAGAAGTGGGCCGTGGAGCGGACACGCACCATCCAGGGCCTCGTCGACTTCATCAAAAAGTTCCTCAAGCTGATGGCCTCCGAGCAGCTG TTCATATATGTAAACCAGTCTTTTGCTCCATCTCCAGACCAAGAAGTTGGGACCCTCTATGAG tgtTTTGGAAGCGATGGCAAGCTTGTACTGCATTATTGCAAAACTCAGGCATGGGGATGA